In the genome of Rhodothermales bacterium, the window TTTCGCCGACCGCCTCACCGTCCACAACGCCGACGGGACCCTCGAACGCGCCGGCATCTCCCTCCGGAAGGTCGGCTACAAACCCGGCACGGCCGAGAAGTGGCTGTCGTTTTTCTATTCGGCCGGCGGCGTCCCGTTCAACGAAGACGGGACGGACAGCTACTTCGACAGCGACGCCGGCCGGGCGGCGTTCCAGTTCTACCGGGACGTCCTCGACCGCGGCTACGACGACGTCACGTTCGAGGGCGACCAGCGCGGCTTCGGGCAGGGGCGCGTAGCGATGTTTATCCGCGAGGATCATGTCATCGCCTGGCTGACCGAGCACTATCCCGACCTCGACTACGGCGTCGGCCACATCCCGAGCCGCGACTCGACCTATACGTCCTACTCCTCCGGCGGCGCGTTCCCGTTCGTGGTAAGCAACCAGTCCGCCCACCCCGACGCCGCGTGGCAGTTTCTGGAGTTCCTGTTCGAGGACGACGTCTACCTGCGCTACATCGACCTCGTACACGCCCAGCCGAACTACCTCTCCGTGGCGCGCCTCCCGCAGTTCTGGGACGACCCGCGGCTGAGCGTCTACCGCACGCAGCCGGTGAAAGTCCCCCCGAAGTTCTCGCACGACAAATACTCGCTGGAGCGCATCGGCGAATACGTCGAGCGGTTCAGCTACGGCCGTCTCGGCATCGACGAGACGCTGCGGCGGATGAACGAGGAAATCGATCGGGGATTGCAAAGTGCGAAATGAAAATGGCAAATCGGGGGTAAGGCACGTATTCAATACAATGTCATCTCGTTCAATACAATGTCATCTCGTTCAATACAATGTCATCTCGTTCAATACAATGTCATCTCGTTCAATACAACGTCATCTCGACCGGACCCCCGACTTGATCGAGGGGTAGCGGAGAGACCTCCTCACAATGGCACTGCCAACCGTCGGGAGGTCTCTCCGCTGCCTCACCACAATTATGGCGATTTCGGTCGAGATGACATTGCGTGTGTTTTAATTATTGTCGGGTTACGGTCCCTGTGGGGGACCTGACCCGACCTACGATATCATTTTTCACGTTGCCTATTGAAATTCCCCATGCTTCTCTCAGGCATTGCCGACGAAGCCGGCACCGACCTCGCAACGCAGATCCGCGCGCACCGGACGCTCGGCTGGGCGTACATCGACCTCCGCAACGTCGACGGGGCGCAGTTCACGACGCTCGACGACGCGGCGTTCGACGCCGTCTGCGGCCGGCTCGCGGACGCCGGCCTGAAGGTATCCAGCTTCGCCTCGGGCATCGCCAACTGGGCCTGCCGGATCGACGACCCGTTTGAGGATTCGGTGGCGACGCTGAACAGGGCAATCCCGAGGATGCGCCGGCTGGATTGCCGCTACATCCGGGTGATGAGTTATCCCAACGCCGGCCTGCCCGAGCCGGCCTGGCGCGACGAGGCCGTCCGGCGGATGAAGGCGCTCGGCCGCATCGCCGAGGACGCCGGCATCGTCATCACGGTGGAGAACTGCGACGGCTGGGCGAGCACGTCGCCCGGGAACTACGCGCGGTTTTTCGAGCTGGTGGATTCGCCGGCCGTGAAGGCGGTTTACGACACCGGCAACCCGGCCTCGCACGGGCACACGAACACGTGGGACTGGTATCTCCATGCGAAGCCGCACATCGCCTACATCCACATCAAGGACCACACAGGGCCCACGGCGGACGGCGCCGGCGAGCACGTCTGGCCCGACGCCGGGATCGGCTGCGTGTCCGAGACCCTGCGCGACCTCGCGGCCGGCGGGTACGACGGGTTCGTCTCCATCGAACCGCATCTGGAGACGGTCATCCACGAAGGAAAAGGCATCACCCGGGCCGAGGCGGCCTTCGCGGCGTACGTCGAGTACGGCCGGCGCGTCGCGGCGCTGGTCGGCGAGGCTACCTCACCACCAGCAACTTGAGGGTTCGCGACGCGCCTCCTTCCTCCAGACGGCCCAGGTAAAGCCCCGGCGGCTGCCCGGCCGCGTGCCAGGGCATTTCATAAACGCCGGCGGGATAGATGCCGGCCATCAGCCGGTCGACTTCCCGGCCGAGCGCGTCGAACACCGTCATCCGCGCAAATCCGGGGCGCTCCAGTTCGAGTCGAATCGTGGTCTCGTCCCGGAAGGGATTGGGGTAGTTTTCCAACCTCCCCTGACGCCCCGGCAGCGGGTCGCGCTCCGTATCGAGTGCGAGCCCGAGCATCGGATACATATCCAGTTTGAGGCTGTCGAAGTACGCGATGCGGTTCGGCACGGTAGCCTGGATCGTGTCGTACAGCGAGGTGCTGATCTGTTCGGGGCGAATGCGGACGGCGAGATAGGTCAGGAAGGTCTCGGCGATGTCCTCGCGCGTCGGGTTATCGCGCGCGTAGGTGGAGATGAAGTCGCCGTCGGCCTGCTGCGCGGCCACCCAGCCGGGAGCGGCGGCATGATAGGCATCCAGCGAGGTGTGGGAGGCTTCGTGGACGAGCGTCTCCTCCAGAATCCCGGCGGCCCGGTAGGCATCCGCCTGGCCGACATGGATCAGCAGGTTGTTGTTGCCGCCGCCGAACGGCTGCGTCCCCATGTGGATCCAGACGGTTTCGAGATCCGTCCGGAGCGCCTCGGGCAGCCGTCCGATCACCGGCGCAAAGACCTCAGCCTGGACCTGCGCCGCCTCGGGCGTCCCGAACTCCGGGTTCACCTGGATCTCGACGACAAAGCTGTCCACCCCGTTGCTGCGCCGAAAGACCGCGTCGTACAGGAAGGCGTTGGCCGTTATCCAGTTGTTGACGCGCCGGTCGAACATGGTGCGCATCCCCTGGCCGGCGTACGAGAGCCGCTGGAAGGCCGTCGGATCGGCGGCGACGATGATCGTCGAATCGAGGAAGATGGTGCCGTTGAACGGCGGCGACGCGGACGCCTTCGAGGCATCCTGGGCGGCGACCGTCGGGCCTGGCGCACTCGACAAAACGAGCAGCAGGGCGAGGAAAATCGGAGTTTGAGATTTCATGGATAGGCGCTGACTGGATGCGTGGCCGGTTGATAACGCGCCCCTGCAGATCTGGTGCCGAAGCGATCCCCTTCGCGCTCGCTGGGGATGCGTGCAGGGTGATTGCATGCTCGCCGTGGTAGTGAGAAGCGTATGGGAGTTTGGGTGTATGGGGGCACTTTTTACCGCAAAACCTCCCATACCCCCATACTCCCATACCGGGAGATGCTCACGTTTGAAGAGCATGCGATTGCCCCTGGGGATGAGCGCATACGACTGGCGTTTTGCCGGCTCGCGCCGTATCGTTGTGCGCTCCGCACCGTAACTGTTTCCCGCACGCAGCATGCCCAAGCCCACCCTCTTCGCCCCCGTCTCCCGCGTCACGTATCCGGCCGGTGGCCCCGAAGTCGAGCAGACCGCCGCGGCCGCGTTGTGCCGGGGCCTCGGGATCGCTCCGCCGACGGCGGCGCAGGACGCCGGCGCCGGCCTCCGCGTCGGCGTCGCGCCCGGGCCGTGGGGTCTCGGGCCCGAGCCCGCGCCGAACGACGCGCCCTGGTGCTGGGCGCGGATCGACGAGGCAGGCAACGGCGAGGTGACGTCGTCCGAGCCGGCGCTGCTGTATGCGTTCGTCCACCTGCTCCTGGAGGGCCTGAGCGATGCCCAGCACGGCCAGCTCCGCGCAGGGTTGCTGCTCCCTGCCTCCTTCGCGTGGAATCGGCCGCTCTACGACTCCGTGCTGACGCAGGTCGCCCGGACCGTGCGCGACTTCGACGCTGAGTCGTACATCGAACAGATCGCCCGCAGCGGCTTCACCCACCTCGAAGTCAACGGCCTCGCGGCGCCGACGCCGCAGGAGCCGGGCGTGCCGACCGAATTTTATCAGGCGTTTTATTCGTACGGCCCGGGCCTGCTGCAATTCGTGGACTCCGACATCACGCGCGGGCTCTACGACCGCTCGTACGTCCGCGCCAACCTGGAGCGGCTCAAGCGGATCGCCGGCATCGGCCGCAAATATGGCCTCAAGCCCGGACTGCTCTGCTACGAGCCGCGCGCGATGCCGGAGCCGTTTTACGACCGCTACCCCTACCTCCGCGGCGCGCGCGTCGATCATCCCTTCCGGTCCCACAAGCCGCGCTACACGCTCGCACAGGACCATCCGGTTTCCCGGGAGCACTACCGGCAGTTGATGGACAACATGATGCGGGAGGTGCCCGACCTCGCGTACCTGTCGGTATGGACCAACGACAGCGGCGCCGGCTTCGAGCACACCAGCTCGCTGTACGTCGGCCGCAACGGCGGGCCGTACCTCATCCGCGAGTGGCGGACGCACGACGCCATCGCCGAGGCCGCCGGCAAGAGCGCCGTCCGCTGGATGCGCCTGCTCCAGGAAACCGCCGCCGCCTACAACCCCGACTTCGTCGTCAGCCTCCGCATCGACGCCTTCCGCGACGAGCACGACCACCTGGTCGGCGCCATGGACCGCCACCTCTCCATCGAGGGCCCGTCGCTGCTGGTGAAAGGGTACGACATGCCGTATGTCCACCCCCGCTATCCGGATCAGGACGGCGTCGCCGGCTCGATCTATCAGACCGAAGTCGACCACCAGGAATCCGAGGCGCTCGCCCACTACCGGAGCCTGTCCGTCGAACCCTCGGTGTCCTACTCGGCGGGATCCAGCTTCAACATGGAGCCCCTGCTCGGCACCCCGTTTCCCCGGTCGCTGCACCGCAAGCTGCTCAACCTGCGCGAGGCCGGCCTGAAGCGGGTGAGCGCGCACGGAGGGCTGCTCCACCTCGACAAGACGCCCTACTGGCCCCATCCGACCGTCATCCAGCAGGCCCAGCTCAACCCCGAACGCCCCATCGACGACATCCTGATGGAACTGGCGGAGCGGTGGGCCGGCGAGGCCCGGGCGCACAAGCTGGTCGACGCCTGGGACATGATCGACGAGGCCATCACCTGGGTACCCTACATCTACCTGTACAGCTTTTTCGGATTCGTCTGGTACCGCGCGTGGATCCGCCCGCTGATCCCCAACCTCGAAGCCGTCCCCGAACCGGAGCGGCGGTACTACGAGCAGTTCATCGTCACCGTCAAGAACAACACAAATAACGTCGACCTCAGCCGCGACGTCATGTTTACCCTCATGACGCCCGAGCAGGCCGCCGTCAAGGTGCGCGGGTTCGACGCCAACGTCTTTCCCCGGCTCGACGCCGTCGAGGCCTTCCTCCAGCCGCTGTCCGGCGAGGCCGTCTTCAGCGACCTGCTCGTCCGCGTACGGGCCCTGCGCGCGTGGACGATGGCGCAGCGCAATGTCTGCGCCTGGACGGAAGGCGTGTACGGCTATCTCGGTGCGACCACCGACGCCGAGCGGGCGCGCCACCGCGCCGGCCTCCAGGACATGATGGATCGGGATCTGGCCAACACCCGGCTGCTGATCGACCTGTGGGAGCAGCGGGAGACGGAGTGGATGCTCGTCGCCGGCGCCGGCGAGACGCCCTTCGTCTTCGGCCCCAATTTCGGCGATCACCTGCGCCGCAAGATCGACCTGACCGAGCGCTACCGCGATGCGGAGCCGTTCATGGACCCCGACGTGCTCTGGAGGATCTGACGCGATGGATGTGCCGCCGCCGCTCCGGGGAACGGACCCCGATTCCTTCGCCCGCTCGACCGTCACGACGCGTCTCGCCGGCCTGGCCCGGCGCGCCCTTCTGAACGCGGCGCTGCCGGCGGACGCCGCGCCGGCCATCGAAGCGCTCGCCGCCGAGCTGCCGCACGCCCCGATCCGCCACCTCGAGGATCCGCTCGCGCCCGACCTCGACGCGTGGCGCGCCCTGGTCGAGCCCCATGCCGGCGCCTCGTGGCTGGAAGCGCCCTGGCTCTTCGCCGAGTTCTACCTGTTCCGCCGCGTGCTCGAAGCGACCGGTTTTTTCGGTACCGGCGGCGGGCGCGGCATCGATCCCTACGCGCCCGACAAGCGCGCGAGCCTCGGCCTGTCCGAGCCCCTCCTGCAGCGCCTCCCGGACACCCTCGCGCCGGACGCCCCCGTGACGCGGCGCGGCGTCATCGATGCGTTCAAGGCGGCGCTGTGGGGCAACCAGGCCGACCTGAGCCTCTGGCAGGCAGGCGAAGGCCCCGGGCACGAACGGATCGACCGGGATGGGCAGCTGCTGGCGGATCACACGTCGCGCGCGGCGGACTGGCTGCTCGGGGCCGCCTCGCCGATCGATATCGGCTTGATGGCGGACAACGCCGGCGAGGAGTTCACCATGGATCTGGTGCTCGCCGACATCCTGCTGCGGCTGCCGCGGCCGGCGCGGATGACGCTCCACGTCAAGGCGTTTCCCACGTACGTGTCGGATGTGACCCCCGCCGATGTCGACGACACGCTCGCGCATCTCCGCCGCGCCGCCCTGCCCGCCGCGCGGCGGCTGGCGGAGCGCCTGGATGCCGCCCTCGCCGAGGGCCGGCTCACCGTCCGGGCGGACGCCGCGTGGGCCCAGCCCTATCCGTTCCGCCGTCTGCCCGATGCCCCGCGCGCCCAGCTCGACCGGCACGACTTCCTCATCTTCAAGGGCGACGCGAATTACCGGCGCTTGCTGGACGACAGCCACTGGCCGGCGACGACGCCCTTTGAATCGGTGGTGACGTATTTCGCCAACCCCATCCTGGCGCTGCGGACCTGCAAGGCCGAGGTCATCGCCGGGCTCGACGCCGACCGGGTGGAGCAGCTTACGGCGATCGACCCGTCCTGGAAGGTGAACGGACGCTGGGCGGTGGCGCAGGCGTCCGGTTTGCCGGCCGACGTTCCGCCGAACCGCCGCCGCATTGCTTGAGGCGCATACGCCTTTGCTCAAAAGACCCCACCCGGATGTCGTCAAACCTCCATTGCCGGGATGGAGGCACGCCGGTACCTTGTCGCCACCTCACCGTCATCAGGCGCGTGCGGTGCTGCCGGCGGATGGTTCGCAAGCGGGTTTCTGCTGGTTCGTCGTTCCGTAACGATCTAATTAACAGCCGGATCACCCCCCATTTCTTACCGGCTTCAGCCCCAAACACAGGCCCACGCAGGTAAGCATTCGCTTATGATGCGATCTTGCGCACCCTGTCGCTCCGATGAGCAGATGCGGGAGATTCGATACGCGATGTACGCGCATCGCGTCACCGAAATCGAGCGTCTGCCGGACGGATTTCAAGCGACGAAGGCGCAGGTGCGGAAGCTCCGTTGTGATAAGGCCGACCGACACGGATCGACATCGCTGCGCCACTCCTCCTCCAGCGCCTGTCGCATCTCCCGGTATCCTGTCTTATCCGGCGTGACCGTGCCACCGCAAGGCGGCCGCGGTGTTTTATTTTCCAAACTGCAACACCCTGAAGCCCAATGAAAAAGAGCGTTGATTTTTACTGGACCCAACGTATTATCGACCTCTTGATGAAAGTCGCGGGTGTGGTCGTCACGTCGGCCGCCACCCTCGAAGTAGCCAAACAGGCGTTTGTCGGCATCGACGAGCCGTGGCTGACCGTGATCAAGGTAGGCGCCCTGATGCTCGTGGAAGGCGCATTTATCGTCTCCTGGCTCGCGATCGACACCCAGCACAACGCGCCCATGCCGATGAAGATCGCCTGGGCCGTGACGCTCGTGGTCATCTACGTCGCCCTGCTCGTCATCGCCCTGGAACACGGCGAAGGCGCCGCCGGCTGGGCGTTCCGCTTCGTACTCGCCGTCATGATCGGCCGAAGCATCTACGAGGCCGGGATGTACGAGCTGCTCAAGAACCACAAGAAGGCCGAACGCGATATACGCAGCAGCTTCGTCGTGCGCCGCGTGGGCCGGCAGCTCGCCAAGAAGGACGCCATCAAGGCGCTGAACATGGAGAGCATCCAGTCCAACTACGCCCGCGAACTGGGCAGCGAGGTCGCCCGCGCCAAACTCGAAGCCGAACACGAAGCGGCGCTGATCGATGTGAAGCTGATGCGCGAGCGCCTGCTCGCGAGCGTTCACGCCAAGGACAACCTGGCGCGCAAGAAATTCCAGGCCCAGCTGGCCGCCGAAAACCGGAGCGCCCAGTATCAGCTGGATTCCGCCAAAAACGGCTCCCTGATGCCGCATGCGCCGGCGAGCAACGGCGCCGCATCACACACCAATGGACAGGCTTCGCAGGAAGTCAACCAGGAAGTGGCCGGCGACGACAGCGAGGACAGCAACCTCGCCAACAAAAAGGAGCGCCTCAAAGACATGCTGCTCTGGGCGCTGATGGAAAACCCGAATCACTCCAAGCAGGCGCTCAGCGCCCACGTCGGCGCGTCGCCAGGCACCATCCGCAAATACCTCGACGAGCTGCTCGATGAAGGCAAGCTCCGCACGACCAACAAGACCCGCTCGGGCTTCATGGTCGTGCAGGGCGATGCGATGATGAATTGAGGGTTCAAGGATCGATGTTCAAGGTTCAAGGGAATTGGGCATAGCCTCCCTTGAACCTTGAACATCGATCCTTGAACGCTTCGTGTTATCGCATCAGCGACAACACGTTAGCAAAGATCCGGTACGGCCCCGGCACGTTGAACGGGACCTGCCGGTGGATGGCGTAGGCGAAGTAGGTGAAGCGGCCCGATCCATATTCCGCGGTCAGCCAGCCGCCGTCCTGCGGCGCCTGTCCGGCATCGTTGCAACGGATCAGGGGGGTGTAGGCGTCGTCCCACGAGGCGAAAAATTTGGAGCCGCGCTGTTCGATCCAGCCGTCGAAATCCGCCGGCGTGATCCGGTTCGGGCCGGCGAACACCGGGTGGTCGGGCGCCAGGATCGTCACCTTTGCATCCTCCTCCGACACCTCCTCGGCCGACTGCGGCAGCGACGCGGTGTAAGGCGCCTGCTCTTCCGGCCGGTACTCCGGCGTCTGGTACAGCACCACGAGGTGCCCGCCCGCCTTCGCGAAATCGAGCAGTCGGCGGTTGTAGGACACCAGGTCGGCGCGGACCGCGTACGCGCGCGTGCCCACCACGATCACATCGTACCCCGTGAGGTCGCTGCCGGCCAGATCGTCCTCCTCCAGCAGCGTAACCGAAGCCCCGAGTTGCTCGATGCCCGACGGCACCTCGTCGCCAACGCCCATCACGTACCCGACCTTGAGCCCCTGTGCGATCCGCACATCGACGCCGCGCACGTTGACGACGGCCGGACTGTAGAGGTACCGCGTCTCCCACGCCGGCCGGCTGATGGCCTCATATCCCTCCGAATACGTGCGCCCCCCGCTCGACAGCTCCGGCTCCAGCGTGTAGCTGCGCCCCTCCAGCCGATCCGGCGTCACGGAGAACGTGAAGGTGGTGCGCTCTCCGCCCCGGGCCAGCGACACCGCATGCACGGCGGGATCCGTTTTCCAGCCGGCCGGCACGCGCAGCCGCAGTTCGCCCTGCGCGTCGTCCGGCTGATTGTTCTGCACCTCGATGCGCACATCGAACGGCGCGACGCCGCCCGAGAGCGGCACCATCCGGCTCGACGGCGCGGCACGGACGGAGAACGCCGGCACGACGCTCAACTCCCGCATCACATACCCTTCCGGCAGCTGCGACTCGCGGGTCCGGACCGTCTCCGTCATCCGGAAGGGCACGCCATACACTTCATATTCGGCTACGGCCCGGAGCGCCGGACGCGGGAACGGCAGCGTCCGATCCGGGGTCTCGGCGATGTCGTACCGGTTGTCCATGATCGTCGCGCGCGAGAAGTACGGGCGCGTCACGGCCACATCGCGCGGCACCACCGTGGCGAAGGCGTGCGTCATCGGCTGGTTGCCGCTCAGGGAGGCGCCGGCGGCGTCGCCGGCCGCCGCCAGCCATCCGCTGCCGCCATCG includes:
- a CDS encoding sugar phosphate isomerase/epimerase family protein, translated to MLLSGIADEAGTDLATQIRAHRTLGWAYIDLRNVDGAQFTTLDDAAFDAVCGRLADAGLKVSSFASGIANWACRIDDPFEDSVATLNRAIPRMRRLDCRYIRVMSYPNAGLPEPAWRDEAVRRMKALGRIAEDAGIVITVENCDGWASTSPGNYARFFELVDSPAVKAVYDTGNPASHGHTNTWDWYLHAKPHIAYIHIKDHTGPTADGAGEHVWPDAGIGCVSETLRDLAAGGYDGFVSIEPHLETVIHEGKGITRAEAAFAAYVEYGRRVAALVGEATSPPAT
- a CDS encoding winged helix-turn-helix domain-containing protein, whose product is MKVAGVVVTSAATLEVAKQAFVGIDEPWLTVIKVGALMLVEGAFIVSWLAIDTQHNAPMPMKIAWAVTLVVIYVALLVIALEHGEGAAGWAFRFVLAVMIGRSIYEAGMYELLKNHKKAERDIRSSFVVRRVGRQLAKKDAIKALNMESIQSNYARELGSEVARAKLEAEHEAALIDVKLMRERLLASVHAKDNLARKKFQAQLAAENRSAQYQLDSAKNGSLMPHAPASNGAASHTNGQASQEVNQEVAGDDSEDSNLANKKERLKDMLLWALMENPNHSKQALSAHVGASPGTIRKYLDELLDEGKLRTTNKTRSGFMVVQGDAMMN
- a CDS encoding damage-control phosphatase ARMT1 family protein, translated to MDVPPPLRGTDPDSFARSTVTTRLAGLARRALLNAALPADAAPAIEALAAELPHAPIRHLEDPLAPDLDAWRALVEPHAGASWLEAPWLFAEFYLFRRVLEATGFFGTGGGRGIDPYAPDKRASLGLSEPLLQRLPDTLAPDAPVTRRGVIDAFKAALWGNQADLSLWQAGEGPGHERIDRDGQLLADHTSRAADWLLGAASPIDIGLMADNAGEEFTMDLVLADILLRLPRPARMTLHVKAFPTYVSDVTPADVDDTLAHLRRAALPAARRLAERLDAALAEGRLTVRADAAWAQPYPFRRLPDAPRAQLDRHDFLIFKGDANYRRLLDDSHWPATTPFESVVTYFANPILALRTCKAEVIAGLDADRVEQLTAIDPSWKVNGRWAVAQASGLPADVPPNRRRIA
- a CDS encoding extracellular solute-binding protein produces the protein MMPRLFLVVLFLILLAGAGCRGGSAPASDGRIPLRLYLLLINTGQVAFFDWAEQEYEARHPDVDVIIEQFPGTSLKDYEIKLRLRYASGQAPDIWSLRENELTTFVENGLVRPAPEAIARIVKENSINDLIRLAPVFNDTVYGIVHHAGWTMLYYNRAHFREAGLDPDRPPRTWDEMMDFADRLTVHNADGTLERAGISLRKVGYKPGTAEKWLSFFYSAGGVPFNEDGTDSYFDSDAGRAAFQFYRDVLDRGYDDVTFEGDQRGFGQGRVAMFIREDHVIAWLTEHYPDLDYGVGHIPSRDSTYTSYSSGGAFPFVVSNQSAHPDAAWQFLEFLFEDDVYLRYIDLVHAQPNYLSVARLPQFWDDPRLSVYRTQPVKVPPKFSHDKYSLERIGEYVERFSYGRLGIDETLRRMNEEIDRGLQSAK
- a CDS encoding T9SS type A sorting domain-containing protein, producing the protein MKSQTPIFLALLLVLSSAPGPTVAAQDASKASASPPFNGTIFLDSTIIVAADPTAFQRLSYAGQGMRTMFDRRVNNWITANAFLYDAVFRRSNGVDSFVVEIQVNPEFGTPEAAQVQAEVFAPVIGRLPEALRTDLETVWIHMGTQPFGGGNNNLLIHVGQADAYRAAGILEETLVHEASHTSLDAYHAAAPGWVAAQQADGDFISTYARDNPTREDIAETFLTYLAVRIRPEQISTSLYDTIQATVPNRIAYFDSLKLDMYPMLGLALDTERDPLPGRQGRLENYPNPFRDETTIRLELERPGFARMTVFDALGREVDRLMAGIYPAGVYEMPWHAAGQPPGLYLGRLEEGGASRTLKLLVVR